One Pseudonocardia abyssalis DNA segment encodes these proteins:
- a CDS encoding nitrilase-related carbon-nitrogen hydrolase produces MRLALAQVDAVLGDVPANIERAGRAIAEANDSGADIVVFPELSLTGFSMADIVEDVSMPLDDPRLTDLAKQARGGLLVGFPEAQAHGLHTYNSAAYFEGGKLVHVHRKLYLPNYSIFEERKHFLPGQTSRAYPVQGGKHRAATLICNDAWQPQLAFLSTQDGAMIMLVPAASAQSMFPEHYDSRDYWQGITRFYGRMYQLYVVFVNRVGTEGQLRFWGGSHVVDPWGEVVAEGRGYEEQLLTVDIDVTEVRRRRRGIPLVREARLGLLRREIDRLLEEGGDL; encoded by the coding sequence ATGCGACTTGCCCTGGCCCAGGTGGACGCCGTGCTCGGCGACGTCCCGGCCAACATCGAGCGCGCCGGACGGGCGATCGCCGAGGCCAACGACTCCGGCGCCGACATCGTGGTCTTCCCGGAGCTGTCGCTGACCGGGTTCTCCATGGCCGACATCGTCGAGGACGTGTCGATGCCGCTGGACGACCCGCGGCTCACCGACCTGGCGAAACAGGCCCGCGGCGGGCTGCTCGTCGGGTTCCCGGAGGCGCAGGCGCACGGCCTGCACACCTACAACAGCGCCGCCTACTTCGAGGGCGGGAAGCTGGTGCACGTGCACCGCAAGCTCTACCTGCCGAACTACTCGATCTTCGAGGAGCGCAAGCACTTCCTGCCGGGGCAGACCTCGCGCGCCTACCCCGTGCAGGGCGGCAAGCACCGCGCGGCCACCCTGATCTGCAACGACGCCTGGCAGCCGCAGCTCGCGTTCCTGTCCACGCAGGACGGCGCGATGATCATGCTGGTACCGGCCGCGAGCGCGCAGAGCATGTTCCCCGAGCACTACGACTCCCGCGACTACTGGCAGGGCATCACCCGGTTCTACGGGCGGATGTACCAGCTCTACGTGGTGTTCGTGAACCGCGTCGGCACCGAGGGGCAGCTGCGGTTCTGGGGCGGCTCGCACGTCGTCGACCCGTGGGGCGAGGTCGTCGCGGAGGGCAGGGGGTACGAGGAGCAGCTGCTCACCGTCGACATCGACGTCACCGAGGTCAGGCGCAGGCGTCGCGGCATACCGCTGGTGCGCGAGGCCCGCCTCGGCCTGCTGCGCCGCGAGATCGACCGGTTGCTCGAGGAGGGCGGCGACCTGTAG
- a CDS encoding S8 family peptidase translates to MSPKMPFGEKDYPDRRTPEQRDREQAETRKQVRTLARRAADDPARRRLVERLRDRRAGDSDALQIELVRRVGGPDVVAASQRLLIHVDDLPAAESALAERGIVETARGGNIVLLQVPGSASGDGIAGLAEELRKGGADVALDLVVPLGGWVKGEGGPEPTAGRRAFPAVRIAQVTDPPFVAVLDTGISNAGRTDGYLGAEIVPADVDPLDVFPQFGLLDGDAGHGSMVVGIVQQVAPTTRVGSYRVADTDGVTSSFDLAQAMRLAAADGARIMNLSLGTGSEDGRPPPALLDVVTELLGTRPELLIVCAAGNDGSTNPIWPAAFAATHSNVVAVAALQADGADARWSTHGPWVTCSTIGQGVASTYVVGKEDGDLIGDPAPDCYEGPDPWAVWTGTSFAAPQIAGAIARICSETGLTPPKALDELKSRATPAAVPSTGYGWTVEILPGT, encoded by the coding sequence ATGTCCCCGAAGATGCCGTTCGGCGAGAAGGACTACCCGGATCGCCGCACACCGGAGCAGCGCGACCGCGAGCAGGCCGAGACGCGGAAGCAGGTGCGGACGCTGGCCCGGCGGGCCGCGGACGACCCCGCGCGGCGGCGGCTGGTGGAGCGGCTGCGCGACCGTCGGGCCGGCGACTCCGACGCACTGCAGATCGAGCTGGTGCGGCGCGTGGGCGGGCCGGACGTCGTCGCCGCGTCGCAACGGCTCCTGATCCACGTTGACGACCTTCCGGCCGCGGAGTCGGCGCTCGCGGAGCGCGGCATCGTCGAGACGGCGCGCGGCGGGAACATCGTCCTGCTCCAGGTCCCGGGATCCGCGTCCGGGGACGGCATCGCCGGGCTCGCTGAGGAACTGCGGAAGGGCGGTGCCGACGTCGCGCTCGACCTCGTCGTGCCGCTCGGCGGCTGGGTCAAGGGCGAGGGCGGACCGGAGCCGACGGCGGGCCGGCGGGCCTTCCCCGCGGTGCGCATCGCCCAGGTCACGGACCCGCCGTTCGTCGCGGTCCTGGACACCGGCATCAGCAACGCGGGCCGCACGGACGGTTACCTGGGAGCGGAGATCGTTCCCGCCGACGTCGACCCGCTGGACGTCTTCCCGCAGTTCGGTCTGCTCGACGGCGACGCCGGGCACGGGTCGATGGTGGTCGGGATCGTCCAGCAGGTCGCGCCCACGACCCGCGTGGGCAGCTACCGGGTCGCCGACACCGACGGCGTCACCTCGTCGTTCGACCTGGCGCAGGCGATGCGGCTCGCGGCGGCGGACGGAGCCCGGATCATGAATCTCTCCCTCGGGACGGGCAGCGAGGACGGGCGGCCGCCCCCCGCTCTGCTGGACGTGGTCACCGAGCTCCTGGGCACGCGTCCGGAGCTGCTGATCGTCTGCGCCGCGGGCAACGACGGCTCGACGAACCCGATCTGGCCCGCCGCATTCGCCGCCACCCACTCCAACGTCGTCGCCGTCGCCGCGCTGCAGGCCGACGGGGCGGACGCCCGGTGGTCGACACACGGTCCGTGGGTCACCTGCTCGACCATCGGGCAGGGCGTCGCGTCCACCTACGTCGTCGGGAAGGAGGACGGCGACCTCATCGGTGACCCCGCCCCGGACTGCTACGAGGGACCGGACCCGTGGGCGGTCTGGACCGGGACCTCGTTCGCGGCCCCGCAGATCGCGGGGGCGATCGCCCGGATCTGCAGCGAGACGGGGCTGACCCCGCCGAAGGCCCTCGACGAGCTGAAGTCCCGCGCGACCCCCGCGGCCGTGCCGAGCACCGGCTACGGCTGGACGGTCGAGATCCTGCCCGGCACCTGA
- a CDS encoding DUF11 domain-containing protein, with translation MRSPLPRLLRRTTRAGTAVAVAATVLAGLAIGAGTASAASTVRVSDADITQVCSATTPLCESRRDGGSATVVDDVRAESGTGYLRIDTPAGNDKATVSTTAFAGRKLSEITALEYRTLVEQVGTGNAQQAPALNVGITTSQGFTTLVWEPLYTAPVVSGTWQRWSPSTSNGGWWASGDLTATGAPNKYGFATYTATFAEVKAAQGDATVGLVSVNQGGGNPGLRAGVDLLSVNDTTYDFDNPVVASTIAATDGGGQSAEVGRAFARPLTATVTGAGAPAPNAPVTFAVTGGSAAFGTSATASTTTNASGVAVSPTLTAGATAGPVTVTATSGALTTTYALTVTPAPVVGPARADVSVALTAPATARQGATFTATLTVRNAGPATATSVASGVTVPKGLRITAGGGGIVARDGRAVAFVTPSVASGATVTYTVTVAVDRGVRGTQTLAAAGTSLRVADPNLRNNAATARTTTS, from the coding sequence GTGCGTTCACCCCTGCCCCGTCTCCTCCGCCGGACGACCCGGGCCGGCACCGCCGTCGCGGTCGCCGCCACCGTCCTCGCCGGGCTGGCGATCGGCGCCGGTACCGCGTCCGCGGCGAGCACCGTCCGCGTGTCCGACGCCGACATCACCCAGGTGTGCAGCGCGACCACTCCGCTGTGCGAGTCCAGGCGCGACGGCGGCAGCGCGACCGTCGTCGACGACGTCCGGGCCGAGTCCGGAACCGGCTACCTACGCATCGACACCCCGGCGGGCAACGACAAGGCCACGGTCTCCACCACGGCCTTCGCGGGGCGGAAGCTCTCCGAGATCACCGCGCTCGAGTACCGGACGCTGGTCGAGCAGGTGGGCACCGGCAACGCGCAGCAGGCCCCCGCCCTCAACGTCGGGATCACCACCTCGCAGGGCTTCACCACGCTGGTCTGGGAGCCCCTCTACACAGCCCCGGTCGTCTCCGGCACCTGGCAGCGTTGGTCCCCGTCAACCAGCAACGGCGGCTGGTGGGCGAGTGGAGACCTCACCGCGACGGGTGCACCCAACAAGTACGGCTTCGCCACGTACACCGCGACGTTCGCCGAGGTGAAGGCCGCGCAGGGTGACGCGACGGTCGGTCTCGTCAGCGTCAACCAGGGCGGCGGCAACCCCGGCCTGCGGGCGGGCGTCGACCTGCTCTCCGTCAACGACACCACCTACGACTTCGACAACCCCGTGGTGGCGAGCACCATCGCCGCGACCGACGGCGGCGGCCAGTCCGCCGAGGTCGGCAGGGCGTTCGCCCGGCCCCTCACCGCGACCGTCACGGGCGCCGGCGCCCCGGCACCGAACGCACCCGTCACGTTCGCCGTGACGGGCGGCAGCGCCGCCTTCGGGACGTCGGCCACCGCGAGCACGACGACCAACGCCTCCGGGGTCGCCGTCAGCCCGACGCTGACCGCGGGCGCCACCGCGGGCCCGGTCACGGTGACGGCCACCAGCGGCGCCCTGACGACGACCTACGCCCTGACCGTCACCCCCGCCCCGGTGGTGGGCCCCGCCCGTGCCGACGTCTCCGTCGCGCTCACGGCACCGGCCACGGCGCGGCAGGGCGCGACGTTCACCGCGACCCTGACGGTGCGCAACGCCGGGCCGGCCACAGCGACCTCCGTCGCCTCGGGCGTCACGGTGCCCAAGGGCCTGCGGATCACCGCGGGCGGCGGTGGGATCGTCGCCCGCGACGGGCGGGCCGTCGCGTTCGTGACGCCGTCGGTCGCCTCGGGGGCGACCGTGACCTACACCGTCACCGTCGCCGTCGACCGGGGCGTGCGTGGGACGCAGACGCTGGCCGCGGCCGGGACCTCGCTGCGGGTCGCCGACCCGAACCTGCGCAACAACGCCGCCACGGCGCGGACCACCACGAGTTGA
- a CDS encoding aspartate kinase, which translates to MALVVQKYGGSSVQDADRIKKVAERIVRTHKEGHDVVVVASAMGDTTDELLDLAEQVSPAPPPRELDMLLTAGERMSNALLAMAIHALGVEARSFTGSQAGMVTTSKHGDARIVNVNPQRLREALDEGSIVLVAGFQGVSQDSKDVTTLGRGGSDTTAVALAAALHADVCEIYTDVDGIFSADPRIVGDAQLIDQITYEEMLEMAACGAKVLHLRAVEYARRYNVPLRVRSSYTDKPGSLVTGSIEEIPLENAIITGVAHDRSEAKITVTDVPDNPGMAARIFRTVADAEINIDMVLQNVSRTSDRLTDITFSLPRTDGARAVAALTAVQPEIGFAEILHDEEVGKVSLIGAGMRNHPGVTATFCEALSEAGVNIETMNTSEIRISVICRVDQLDDAVQALHKAFDLGGSEQAVVHGGTGR; encoded by the coding sequence GTGGCCCTCGTCGTGCAGAAGTACGGCGGATCATCCGTCCAGGACGCGGACCGCATCAAGAAGGTCGCGGAACGGATCGTCCGGACGCACAAGGAGGGTCACGACGTCGTCGTCGTCGCCTCGGCGATGGGTGACACCACCGACGAACTCCTCGACCTCGCCGAGCAGGTGTCGCCCGCGCCCCCGCCGCGCGAGCTCGACATGCTGCTGACCGCGGGCGAGCGCATGTCCAACGCCCTTCTGGCCATGGCGATCCACGCGCTGGGTGTGGAGGCGCGGTCGTTCACGGGGTCGCAGGCCGGGATGGTCACCACCTCCAAGCACGGCGACGCGCGCATCGTGAACGTCAACCCGCAGCGGTTGCGCGAGGCCCTCGACGAGGGCTCGATCGTGCTGGTCGCCGGGTTCCAGGGCGTCAGCCAGGACTCCAAGGACGTCACGACGCTGGGCCGGGGCGGCTCCGACACCACCGCCGTCGCCCTCGCCGCCGCGCTGCACGCCGACGTCTGCGAGATCTACACCGACGTCGACGGCATCTTCTCCGCCGACCCGCGCATCGTCGGCGACGCGCAGCTGATCGACCAGATCACCTACGAGGAGATGCTGGAGATGGCCGCGTGCGGGGCGAAGGTGCTGCACCTGCGCGCCGTCGAGTACGCCCGGCGCTACAACGTCCCGCTGCGGGTGCGCAGCTCGTACACCGACAAGCCGGGCTCGCTCGTCACCGGCTCGATCGAGGAGATCCCCTTGGAGAACGCGATCATCACCGGGGTCGCGCACGACCGGTCCGAAGCGAAGATCACCGTGACCGACGTTCCGGACAACCCCGGCATGGCGGCACGGATCTTCCGGACCGTCGCCGACGCCGAGATCAACATCGACATGGTGCTGCAGAACGTCAGCCGCACCTCCGACCGGCTCACCGACATCACGTTCTCGCTGCCGCGCACCGACGGCGCCCGCGCGGTCGCCGCGCTCACCGCGGTGCAGCCGGAGATCGGGTTCGCCGAGATCCTGCACGACGAGGAGGTCGGGAAGGTGTCGCTGATCGGGGCCGGGATGCGCAACCACCCCGGCGTCACCGCCACCTTCTGCGAGGCCCTGTCCGAGGCCGGAGTGAACATCGAGACGATGAACACCTCGGAGATCCGGATCTCGGTGATCTGCCGGGTCGACCAGCTCGACGACGCGGTCCAGGCCCTGCACAAGGCGTTCGACCTCGGCGGCAGCGAGCAGGCCGTCGTGCACGGGGGGACCGGGCGATGA
- the asnB gene encoding asparagine synthase (glutamine-hydrolyzing) produces MCGIVAAYGNIDPGKCERMLARVQHRGPDDTGILQVDGAWLGHQRLSIIDVSGGHQPLTDLDETVWIVGNGEIYNHERLTSRLPDGVLRSRSDTEAALHAVMRGGPAAVATLNGMFAIAMVTADGGGLVARDPMGVKPLYWVRDGDVTLFASELRAFDDDDRPHVEAFPPGSLWTAGAGVVRFADAVPVEVRPARRAQHETWDNVDLDEVRDAVIAAVKRRMMSDVGVGVFLSGGLDSALVAAIAAREAHGRVLPTFAVGTPGSGDLIAAARVAGHIGSEHHEIVVTADAISDALDEAVTVIEHFDPALVRSAVPNLLLAREASKKVKVVLTGEGADELFAGYSYMHTDEFADPDALHAELVRSLEQLHGLNLQRCDRTTMFHGLEAREPFLDAALVRTAMGLPPEWKQRTGGRPEKALLREAFTGWLPEDLLWRGKEQFGDGSGAGTVLAALAAERVAGTDTATPPQTPADCWPLRSDEEVMYFAIWNREFAGIRADVTLEPFATA; encoded by the coding sequence GTGTGCGGGATCGTGGCCGCCTACGGCAACATCGACCCCGGCAAGTGCGAGCGGATGCTCGCACGCGTCCAGCACCGGGGCCCCGACGACACCGGGATCCTGCAGGTCGACGGGGCGTGGCTCGGCCACCAGCGGCTGTCCATCATCGACGTCAGCGGCGGGCACCAGCCGTTGACCGACCTCGACGAGACGGTGTGGATCGTCGGCAACGGCGAGATCTACAACCACGAGCGGCTCACCTCGCGCCTGCCCGACGGGGTGCTGCGGTCCAGGTCCGACACCGAGGCCGCACTGCACGCGGTGATGCGCGGCGGGCCTGCGGCCGTCGCCACGCTGAACGGGATGTTCGCGATCGCGATGGTCACCGCCGACGGCGGCGGGCTGGTGGCGCGCGACCCGATGGGCGTCAAGCCGCTGTACTGGGTCCGCGACGGTGACGTCACCCTGTTCGCCAGCGAGCTCCGTGCCTTCGACGACGACGACCGCCCGCACGTCGAGGCGTTCCCGCCGGGGTCCCTGTGGACAGCGGGTGCGGGCGTCGTGCGGTTCGCCGACGCCGTCCCGGTCGAGGTGCGGCCCGCGCGTCGGGCGCAGCACGAGACCTGGGACAACGTCGACCTCGACGAGGTCCGTGACGCGGTGATCGCCGCGGTGAAGCGGCGGATGATGAGCGACGTCGGGGTCGGGGTGTTCCTGTCCGGTGGGCTCGACTCCGCGCTGGTGGCCGCCATCGCCGCCCGCGAGGCGCACGGGCGGGTGCTGCCGACGTTCGCCGTCGGGACGCCGGGCAGCGGTGACCTGATCGCCGCTGCGCGCGTCGCCGGGCACATCGGCAGCGAGCACCACGAGATCGTGGTCACCGCCGACGCCATCTCCGACGCGCTCGACGAGGCCGTCACCGTCATCGAGCACTTCGATCCGGCGCTGGTCCGCAGCGCCGTGCCGAACCTGCTGCTCGCGCGCGAGGCGTCGAAGAAGGTGAAGGTCGTGCTCACCGGGGAGGGCGCCGACGAGCTGTTCGCCGGCTACTCCTACATGCACACCGACGAGTTCGCCGACCCCGACGCCCTGCACGCCGAGCTGGTGCGCAGCCTGGAGCAGCTGCACGGGCTCAACCTGCAGCGCTGCGACCGCACCACCATGTTCCACGGCCTCGAGGCCCGCGAGCCCTTCCTCGACGCGGCGCTCGTCCGTACGGCGATGGGGCTGCCGCCGGAGTGGAAGCAGCGCACCGGCGGCCGTCCGGAGAAGGCGCTGCTGCGCGAGGCGTTCACGGGCTGGTTGCCCGAGGACCTCCTGTGGCGCGGCAAGGAGCAGTTCGGCGACGGCTCGGGCGCGGGCACGGTGCTGGCCGCGCTCGCGGCGGAGCGGGTGGCGGGCACCGACACCGCGACGCCGCCGCAGACCCCCGCCGACTGCTGGCCGCTGCGCAGCGACGAGGAGGTCATGTACTTCGCGATCTGGAACCGGGAGTTCGCCGGCATCCGCGCCGACGTCACGCTGGAGCCGTTCGCGACGGCCTGA
- the leuA gene encoding 2-isopropylmalate synthase yields the protein MFLVTTSPDAYTSSSQSRLRTPSRPAPDGQPVWNPQLGSHLPVDRYRPFHDLVEPVSLPDRTWPDKVITTAPMWCAVDLRDGNQALIDPMSPARKRRMFELLVRMGYKEIEVGFPAASQTDFDFVREIIEQDLIPDDVTIQVLTQARPELIERTYQACEGAARAIVHVYNSTSILQRRVVFRSDRAGIAKIATDGAEEVLRFSEKYPNTDWRFEYSPESYTGTELQYAVDVCNAVSGIWQPTPESPMIVNLPATVEMATPNVYADSIEWMHRNLARRDGIVLSLHPHNDRGTGVAAAELGYQAGADRIEGCLFGNGERTGNVDLVTLGMNMFTQGIDPQIDFSDIDEIRRTVEYCNQLPVAERHPWGGDLVYTAFSGSHQDAINKGFDAMRAAADEAGVPVAQQAWEVPYLPVDPKDIGRSYEAVIRVNSQSGKGGVAYIMKAEHQMDLPRRLQMEFSKVIQEVTDSEGGEVSPKEMRDVFETEYLDRATPLKLIRHRLTSDGEGADEIVATVRVENDLHEIHGRGNGPLAAFVDGLAGIGFDVRILDYHEHAMSSGDDARAAAYVECTVEGKVLWGVGVDGSIVSASLKAVVSAVNRAMR from the coding sequence ATGTTTCTCGTGACCACCTCGCCCGATGCCTACACCTCCTCCTCGCAGAGCCGCCTGCGCACGCCGTCCCGGCCCGCGCCCGACGGCCAGCCCGTCTGGAACCCCCAGCTCGGCTCGCACCTGCCGGTCGACCGCTACCGGCCGTTCCACGACCTGGTCGAGCCGGTGTCGCTGCCCGACCGCACCTGGCCCGACAAGGTCATCACCACCGCCCCGATGTGGTGCGCGGTCGACCTGCGCGACGGCAACCAGGCCCTGATCGACCCGATGAGCCCGGCACGCAAGCGCCGCATGTTCGAGCTGCTCGTCCGCATGGGCTACAAGGAGATCGAGGTCGGGTTCCCGGCCGCGAGCCAGACCGACTTCGACTTCGTCCGCGAGATCATCGAGCAGGACCTGATCCCGGACGACGTCACGATCCAGGTGCTGACGCAGGCCCGCCCGGAGCTGATCGAGCGCACCTACCAGGCGTGCGAGGGGGCGGCGCGCGCGATCGTGCACGTCTACAACTCGACGTCGATCCTGCAGCGCCGGGTCGTCTTCCGCTCCGACCGCGCCGGCATCGCCAAGATCGCCACCGACGGGGCCGAGGAGGTCCTGCGGTTCAGCGAGAAGTACCCGAACACCGACTGGCGTTTCGAGTACTCCCCCGAGTCCTACACCGGCACCGAGCTCCAGTACGCCGTCGACGTCTGCAACGCCGTCAGCGGGATCTGGCAGCCGACGCCCGAGTCGCCGATGATCGTCAACCTGCCGGCCACGGTGGAGATGGCCACGCCGAACGTCTACGCCGACAGCATCGAGTGGATGCACCGCAACCTGGCGCGCCGCGACGGCATCGTGCTGAGCCTGCACCCGCACAACGACCGCGGCACCGGTGTCGCCGCAGCCGAGCTGGGCTACCAGGCCGGCGCCGACCGGATCGAGGGCTGCCTGTTCGGCAACGGCGAGCGCACCGGCAACGTCGACCTGGTGACGCTGGGGATGAACATGTTCACCCAGGGCATCGACCCGCAGATCGACTTCTCCGACATCGACGAGATCCGTCGCACCGTCGAGTACTGCAACCAGCTGCCCGTGGCCGAGCGCCACCCGTGGGGCGGCGACCTGGTCTACACCGCCTTCTCCGGCAGCCACCAGGACGCGATCAACAAGGGCTTCGACGCGATGCGGGCGGCCGCCGACGAGGCGGGTGTCCCCGTCGCGCAGCAGGCGTGGGAGGTGCCCTACCTGCCCGTCGACCCGAAGGACATCGGCCGCAGCTACGAGGCCGTGATCCGGGTCAACTCGCAGTCGGGCAAGGGCGGCGTCGCCTACATCATGAAGGCCGAGCACCAGATGGACCTGCCTCGGCGGCTCCAGATGGAGTTCTCCAAGGTGATCCAGGAGGTCACCGACTCCGAGGGCGGCGAGGTGTCCCCCAAGGAGATGCGCGACGTCTTCGAGACCGAGTACCTCGACCGCGCCACCCCGCTCAAGCTGATCCGCCACCGCCTGACCAGCGACGGCGAGGGTGCCGACGAGATCGTCGCGACCGTGCGCGTCGAGAACGACCTGCACGAGATCCACGGTCGCGGCAACGGCCCGCTCGCCGCGTTCGTCGACGGGCTGGCCGGCATCGGCTTCGACGTGCGGATCCTCGACTACCACGAGCACGCCATGTCCTCCGGTGACGACGCCCGCGCCGCCGCGTACGTCGAGTGCACGGTGGAGGGCAAGGTCCTCTGGGGTGTCGGCGTCGACGGCTCGATCGTGAGCGCGTCGCTCAAGGCGGTCGTGTCGGCGGTCAACCGCGCGATGCGCTGA
- a CDS encoding CHAT domain-containing protein produces MTGAVEQSPTGGLLIRAIAAHDGTVGDPAAFSGVARQVLAEARRAGEVESQVVALRAVAWAERAQQENVRALRLLQEAARLARRARLPHRLGEVLTTRAAVHLELGRTDAARRDLARAASLVSAAAAPDLSLKQAVLLCNVGRIDEGARILRAVVNAPDAPVDVRMRAATNLSLAESLLGHAPEAMRHGDLAVELAPRVGPALLAFAVLNRGIVLAQSGRVAEALDQFERAETLMVAAGLPVGEVLVEHAETLAALRVPAEAADLCRRAAEELERHHVPLMAAEARLRLAEIALLSGDVGAASVAAERAIEQFRRQRRVGWTALATVVAVEAARQAGGAGPADLRRVRRAADVLGRLRMVGAAVEADLVVGRMAAAGGNVGLARSRWAAAHERSRGGAVLVRLRGRLAGALAASAARHDASVLAHCRAGLADLAAHRAALASMELRAMASGHGVELGALGLDVLLRAGRPGRVFDWTERTRAAALLAVAPPVPEAVGAELAALAALRTEITEARRDTGREPAELLDRQTAGEARIRRATWRRSVPDVAPGSARSAREVRDLLDDRTLVSYVRHGSELVAVLLDRTRTRTVPLGPLAPLRFEADALQFALRRLTRPGSPAALGSARASAEHALDRLRELAVAALGLDPDVPLVVVPTGDTHRVSWSALHRGPVEVASSASLWAATRTRARTGGPVVVVAGPDLPGATAEAVAVAARHPGARVLTPDLATTDAVVAAMSGAGLVHLACHGVLRADNPIFSALTMADGPLTVHEMDLRGVAPDRIVLASCDSAADTAYAGDEVLGFVGALLARGTAGVVASVVAVGDAESVTLMEPLHAELAVGATTARALHRARAGLDTAEHRHFVNWCGFTAYGAG; encoded by the coding sequence ATGACCGGTGCCGTGGAGCAGAGTCCCACCGGTGGCCTCCTGATACGAGCGATCGCCGCCCACGACGGGACCGTGGGCGATCCGGCCGCGTTCTCCGGTGTCGCGCGGCAGGTGCTGGCCGAGGCCCGCCGCGCGGGTGAGGTGGAGTCGCAGGTCGTGGCGCTGCGCGCGGTCGCGTGGGCCGAACGGGCACAGCAGGAGAACGTCCGCGCCCTGCGCCTGCTCCAGGAGGCGGCCCGTCTCGCCCGGCGGGCGCGGCTCCCGCACCGGCTCGGCGAGGTGTTGACGACCCGGGCCGCGGTGCACCTGGAGCTCGGTCGCACCGACGCGGCCCGTCGGGACCTCGCCCGGGCCGCGAGCCTCGTCTCCGCGGCGGCGGCCCCGGACCTGAGCCTCAAGCAGGCCGTCCTGCTGTGCAACGTCGGCCGGATCGACGAGGGGGCGCGGATCCTGCGGGCCGTCGTGAACGCCCCGGACGCCCCGGTCGACGTGCGGATGCGGGCCGCCACGAACCTCTCGCTGGCGGAGTCCCTGCTCGGTCACGCCCCGGAGGCGATGCGACACGGCGACCTCGCCGTCGAGCTGGCCCCCCGGGTCGGGCCGGCACTGCTGGCCTTCGCGGTGCTCAACCGCGGGATCGTGCTCGCACAGTCCGGACGTGTCGCCGAGGCGCTGGACCAGTTCGAGCGGGCCGAGACGCTCATGGTGGCCGCGGGGCTGCCGGTCGGCGAAGTGCTCGTCGAGCACGCGGAGACCCTCGCCGCGCTGCGCGTGCCGGCCGAGGCCGCCGACCTGTGCCGCCGCGCCGCCGAGGAGCTCGAGCGCCACCACGTCCCGCTGATGGCGGCGGAGGCGCGGCTGCGGCTGGCCGAGATCGCCCTGCTCTCCGGGGACGTGGGTGCCGCGTCGGTCGCCGCCGAGCGCGCGATCGAGCAGTTCCGGCGGCAGCGGCGCGTCGGGTGGACCGCGCTCGCCACCGTCGTCGCCGTCGAGGCGGCGCGGCAGGCGGGCGGCGCGGGTCCGGCCGATCTCCGACGGGTCCGACGCGCCGCCGACGTGTTGGGGCGGCTGCGGATGGTCGGTGCGGCGGTGGAGGCCGACCTCGTGGTGGGACGGATGGCGGCGGCGGGCGGGAACGTCGGGCTGGCCCGGTCGCGCTGGGCCGCCGCCCACGAGCGGTCCCGTGGCGGGGCGGTACTCGTGCGTCTGCGCGGCCGGCTCGCGGGTGCTCTCGCGGCGTCGGCCGCCCGCCACGACGCGTCGGTGCTCGCCCACTGCCGGGCCGGGCTCGCCGACCTCGCCGCGCACCGCGCCGCGCTCGCGTCGATGGAGCTGCGGGCGATGGCGTCGGGACACGGCGTGGAACTCGGGGCGCTCGGCCTCGATGTGCTCCTCCGGGCCGGCCGCCCCGGCCGGGTCTTCGACTGGACCGAGCGCACGCGGGCGGCCGCGCTGCTGGCGGTGGCGCCACCGGTGCCGGAGGCCGTCGGCGCGGAGCTGGCCGCGCTCGCCGCGTTGCGTACCGAGATCACCGAGGCCCGCCGCGACACCGGCCGGGAACCGGCCGAGCTGCTCGATCGCCAGACCGCGGGGGAGGCCCGGATCCGCCGGGCGACGTGGCGCCGGTCGGTCCCGGACGTCGCGCCGGGCTCGGCGCGGTCCGCGCGCGAGGTGCGCGACCTGCTCGACGACCGCACCCTCGTCTCCTACGTCCGCCACGGTTCCGAGCTGGTCGCGGTCCTCCTCGACCGGACCCGGACCCGGACCGTGCCGCTGGGCCCGCTGGCCCCGTTGCGCTTCGAGGCCGACGCCCTGCAGTTCGCACTGCGCAGGCTGACCCGCCCCGGCTCGCCCGCCGCGCTCGGCAGTGCTCGGGCGAGTGCCGAGCACGCGCTGGACCGCCTGCGCGAGCTCGCCGTCGCCGCCCTCGGCCTCGACCCGGACGTGCCGCTGGTGGTGGTCCCGACCGGGGACACGCACCGGGTCAGCTGGTCGGCGCTGCACCGCGGGCCGGTGGAGGTGGCGTCGTCCGCGTCGCTGTGGGCGGCCACCCGGACCCGCGCGCGGACCGGTGGACCGGTGGTCGTCGTCGCGGGGCCGGACCTGCCGGGGGCCACCGCCGAGGCGGTCGCCGTCGCCGCCCGTCACCCCGGGGCGCGTGTCCTCACCCCGGACCTGGCCACGACCGACGCGGTGGTCGCGGCCATGTCGGGGGCCGGACTGGTGCACCTGGCCTGCCACGGGGTGCTCCGCGCCGACAACCCGATCTTCTCCGCGCTGACCATGGCCGACGGCCCGCTCACGGTGCACGAGATGGACCTGCGCGGCGTCGCCCCGGACCGGATCGTCCTGGCCTCCTGCGACTCCGCGGCCGACACCGCCTACGCGGGCGATGAGGTGCTCGGGTTCGTCGGCGCACTGCTCGCCCGCGGCACGGCCGGTGTCGTGGCGAGCGTCGTGGCGGTCGGGGACGCGGAGTCGGTCACCCTGATGGAGCCGCTGCACGCCGAGCTGGCCGTCGGGGCGACGACGGCCCGTGCGCTGCACCGTGCGCGGGCCGGTCTCGACACCGCGGAGCACCGGCACTTCGTGAACTGGTGCGGGTTCACCGCCTACGGCGCGGGCTGA